The Nematostella vectensis chromosome 11, jaNemVect1.1, whole genome shotgun sequence nucleotide sequence TTGGCTAAAAGAAGTAAAAAGAGCTGCATGTTTGCTAGAGGAGCGCCCACGCATTTTGCTTGAGGGTAACTTTAATGTAGACTTAACTTGTCGTATGCGAAAACTGCCAGACACTAGGAGACTCAAGGCTTTTAAAGTGCAAGGGGAAGGACAAGAGACTGCTTGGGGCTACTCTATTGAGAGAAGAAGTGAAAAACACgagaaaaagagagaaaaataagAGACAAGAGTAAGACAGAGGAAGCAAGAGTGAAAAACAAACGGGTGAAACAAGGGAGACAGAGACAAGGGAGACAAACAAGAGAAAAAGGCAAGAGATAACTGAAAGACAAAGTGATAATTCAAACAAACACTGAACATTTATCCTTTTTCAAGGAGTACCAGATTAAAGTCAAGAGGactttgtaggaaaaaaaaatcgcgtGCGTGAATTTCTAGGAGACCGAGGGCAAACTTGAGATAATGATTGATTTCTGATATCTTACTTGTTGTTGTGTTCTGTATGTACAAGAAAAACTCCTGGAGATTTCCAAGAAGCTATTGCGTTGTAGGACATATATGGTGCTTCCAttattaaagataaaaaatcaTCAGTCTGCCTATAAGAGAAGAAGTAGTAAAAACATTgagaattattattattggttTAAGGCCTTTAAGAGGATAAAGACTAGAGTGTTGTCATAGCAACGATTATTCACGAGTGACCACCGTGGCAACAGGATTTGGTTCAATAAGGAAGTGAAAGTGAAAGGTATAACGCCTTTTAAAACTGTCTGGTTTTGTTAGCACTTAGAGGTTTCAGGTATCGATAGGATTTACTTGTCACGCAATATTTGGTGGTATACGCATCGCGAAACAGCGTGCAGTAACACAACATAGCGTGAAAAAGAAACGCAACGCAACGTTAAAGTAACGAAACACAGGGTGACAAAGAAACGCAACATAGCGTGACAAAGAAACGCAACCCAACACGACAAAGTGGCGCAATACGACGTCAAAGTATCGCAGCCCAGCTTGACAAAGTAACGTAATACGGCGTCAATGTAACTCAACACGGCGTGACAGAGTAACGCAACACAGCGTGAACAAGTAACGCAACACATCGTGTGTAGTAACCTACTACATCGCGGCAAATAAAGCCGCACAGCTTCAAAGTGTGACAAAGTAAGGCATCGAATAGTTATAAAACAACACCAGAATTTGCTTCCCAAATTTTGAGATAGAAGATATCACAATGAACCAGTCGTCATCAAACCTGTCATTACCAGGAAACCACGTGATCATCACAACGGAGTCCATCACGGCCGCCCTTTTCACGTGCATTCTCATCATCTTGACATTGACCGCCAACCTCTTCGTCTGCGTAGCCACCCTACGCACCAACTCTGCGCGCCCCCTCACCAACTACTTCATCATCAACCTGTGCATCGCAGACATCCTGATTGCCATCATCAGTATGCCTGTATGGGTGCTTTTCCAGATCTATGGGCTCGCCCTCGGGCGCGTCCTGGGGCTCCGGTTTCTTGAGTTCTGGGGCAGTTTTGATATTCTGTGCGGCACGGCGTCGATTTTAAGCCTTAGTTGTATCAGCGTGGACCGTTATATGGCAATCACGAGGCCGTTTACTTACGTGCGGTGTATGACGTGCCGGAGGGCGTTTCTGATGACGTGTGTGATATGGCTTTACGCGGGAATGGTCGCGTTTGTCCGGACACCGCTTAAGGAGAGAGGAGGTAGGTAACATTTGTAGTACAGTCCAATCTCCATATTAGCAACAATCTCGGGACTTTGAAAAGTGTCCGTTGTCACTACCtgcgcgcgctgcaaacaccgAACGCTCGCGCAAGCACTGAAAATCAAAGTAGCGCGCGCTgtatcaaaattttaaaatactttttccattttcaccatgacatgacggatatcgttcctttgaagtgtaaataccacgaaacaatattggaatttgtttttaaacttcatttaAATTTCATCATGTGAGATATCAGTGCGTCTGAGCAGGCCGAATGAGCACGCGCGGGCTTTgtttcacttccggttctgcgtttcctaaaaaaaatcttttttgtcgccaaattattttaaaacccAATATCTCTtctgtatttctttttattaaattCTCCTTCATATAGCCAAGCATGGATTTAGTGTTgatctaacagaaaccaaaattatatcaaataatctggatttcaggacctttgaaaaagcataaaaaaaattactcaatcatttctaaaacgcatgCTTGGCTTAGTTCACCCATCCCTTAAGaattcaatatttgttttcgagcaattttacttgaaatattagcttttatctgtatctatgacgtcacattatgacgtcacggggtaacgtcatcataatagtcagcatacttgtggtggtcaacttggcaaatatcagaccCTTATGACCTTCTACAAGGCTTTTATGCTATGTTCACTAttccttagcaacagatgtcagtacacccttaaggCNNNNNNNNNNNNNNNNNNNNNNNNNNNNNNNNNNNNNNNNNNNNNNNNNNNNNNNNNNNNNNNNNNNNNNNNNNNNNNNNNNNNNNNNNNNNNNNNNNNNNNNNNNNNNNNNNNNNNNNNNNNNNNNNNNNNNNNNNNNNNNNNNNNNNNNNNNNNNNNNNNNNNNNNNNNNNNNNNNNNNNNNNNNNNNNNNNNNNNNNagagagagagagagtgagagagaggagagagagagagagagagagagagagagagtacGTGGAACTCTTGACAGTATATTGTAGTACAGTCGAACCTcaatataacggacaccctcgtcTATGCGTCCTTACCTAGAGCGCTTAGCTTCGAAATATAACACCTGACGAGAACAAAAATACAACATAGCTGTGAAGTTTCTACACTTTTACGTGGGGATTACACAAATAATGCTTTAATAGCATTTCCCATTCATCCTCGAAAGTCGTGTGTGTCTTGTTTTAATGTCTTCACATGAGTAGATACCACAGCATTGAATGATGAAGATATGCCTGGTCCCCTCATATCTCTACATTATTACACCTTACGCATAGTTCCCttatacagctatttcaataCGCTATCAATAAGCACGCTGTTGGTCTTTGAAACTACCATCTCATCTCTATTGATTTTACAGTATATGCCTGATTCCCTTATATATCTCTATTTCATTACAGTGAATGATTGGTTCCCTTATCTTTACGTCTCTATTTTACAACAGTATACGCCTATATTTTATTACAGTATCATGCCTTGTTCCTTTATCGCTAAATATATCTCTGTCTTATTATTGTATATGCCTGGTTCCTTTATCGCTATATGTCTCTATTTTATTACAGTTTACGCCTGGTTTGTTCTCTTCGCAAGTTTTATCATTCCGTTTATCGTCATTCTCGCCGCCTACACCAAAATCTTCCAAAAGTAGCCCATGACGCATGCGCGGGACATTACACGTCACACCTCCTACTCACGTGACGAGAAATTCCACCGCGTGTCACGTGACCTCAAAGCCGCCAAGACGATTTCGGTTGTCATAGGAACGTTTGTGTGTTGCTGGGCGCCATTTATGGTCGTCAGTGTGTGTTACGCTTATTTCATGGTGAATATGCAAGTGGGGGAATTTCACTAAATGGTTGGCGTATCTGAACGCTTTGCTTAACCCCGCTGGTGTATTCCTGTGTGGATAAACAACTGAGGACGATTGTTATCAGAAAGATGACCTGTGGTGGTAATAGCCGAGAGGGACTGGACTACCAAGCGACAGCCATGCATCTAATATAACGATTATGAAATACAGACATGACATTTAACGACGAAGGGTGGGGTCGGAGAATAGGGGTACATGGGGCGAATCTCCGGGATTCCTCGAaggagtgttttttttagggggggagCACCAATTTAAAGGGTGTGTGGTGAataaatgatggttgaagtcAGTATATCAAGAAAGTGTTGGCAGCATTGATGGTATAAGGGAGTCTGGTAACGAGTGGATTCCAGCTTTTAATTGACCTCGTTTGGTTGGACCGTACGATAGCTTATGGACCGTGATTTTTTCCATGTGTTTTATTGCGACGCTCGTGATCTCGCACTGCCCAAGCCAGCGAGGTGTTGTTTCTGAGCGGGCCAATAAACAACCAATTAGAGCGCGAGTAGCAGCGTTGCTGTATAATAAAAACCTTTTATTCCAAGCACTGTCCGCCTCCTGAAACTTTTCCAAAAGCTCCGTGTTACACTAGCAGGGCCCGAGattttggggggagggcacaatatagaaacattaagaaaatatttggggtcACAGCCACTCCCTACTAGTCATTTCCCATATCAAAAATATATTCCCCacatagtgtccttcgtatgtattgccttatatgggcattgatgcccatatttagaggAGCTACAGTTTTCCCGTTCCCTGATCTCCTGAAAACATTGTGAAAATATGCTGATTcatgtcaatttgagacttgCGGCCAAATTTTGTTAGAAAACcttgatcgcttggtcaaatcttttttctcactgatcttgaaaagcccttagacccaggctcCAAAGAGGTCGGCCGAGTGGGTATGAATGGTATTAAATATTGGGTtggaggggggagggcacatgcccccagtgccccacccctgctacagccctgTGATAAAATAAGATGGTTCTCTTCTTTTCCGTCTAACAACcctataagtttttttttcatgtggAAAAACCGAAGACCCAAACTCCCGATTGCTCGGCTTTTTATGTTCATTCATTTTCCAGTTTTCTGTAATATTTCCTGCTGTAAGGAAGAACCTTCTCTTTGGTCTGCCACTCAAgatgtttggggggggggggggggcactcgTTAGAAATAATAACATACAGTAACGTTTGGCAATTCATAAAGTTCAATAAAGCCTGGTAAAACATTCAGAGATTTTCTCAGAAGGATTTATGGGAAAAAGAGTAGGTCAATGTCTTGGGATAAAACAAAATTGGTTTTACTATTCTAGGAACCCGAAGAAAATGGTGCCTGTCGCCTCTTGACAATAAAACGACCTTAGGCTTGCCATAACCTGTTAGTCTTCGACCCGTTCTTTATTTGTAAACATCGAATTAAATTACTAACGGAACATACATTGTTACCAGTTTAACTAATcttatgagaaaaaaaaaagaaagaccATGCATAGGGCTAGACATCTTAGGATAAGATTAAAAAGAACGcccctttttattttcagcAAAACAGATATGCAGTTGTTAGGACAATTAGACAAGGTCTTCAGAAGTTCTTCTTGTCGTAGTTAACTTCTTCAAAGCTCTCCTTGTCATAGTTAACGTCTTCAGAAGTTCTCCTTGCCGTAGTTTAGGCCATCAGAAGTTCTCCTTGTTGCAGTTAACTTCTTTACATTCTTCAGAAGTATCTCTTTGTCGTAAACGTCTTCAGAAGTTCTCCTTGTTGTAGTAGAACTTGGCCCCGTCTCCGTCCCGACTATGGGCGTTTGACATCTTGTGTAGTGTGTGAGAGAGAGCCTTCGGTCCACAGAAAAATACGCCGATATCCGTCCTGAAATTCACACCAATTTCAACACGCTAGAAAATAGCAATATTATTATTCTCTCACATAGTATAACCACGCAACAACAAGTTGGCTAAGGTGTTGTATATGCTGTTATCTCAAGGTTGTCTAAGGTGCTATCTCAGGTTTACTCACTTAGGATGCTTTTTGCCGATATCGTTGAAGATTTTGTTCCACTCCGGTCGCCCAAATCGCGTCTTTTGTCTGAGTCGAGTAATGGGATCCTCAACTTCGTCCTCGCGCAGGTAAATGTCACGTGCCTATTGGAACACGGAGGAAAGAAAAGATTATTAGTTACCTATTCAAAGGGTGTGGTGTACACAATAATTTTTATTCATAGAGGGTTACATTATAACTCTCACAAGTTTTCTATGGCCCTCAATCTACAAGCAGTTATTAGAGAGAATGGAAGGATAGGTATCGCCGGCGGATGTCTCTTAAAACATGAGGGAATTATGGGCATCGAGCGCTTACAGGAGCTGGGTGTGTGAGTTTCGTCTTTTTATAATCAGAATTTTTTTCACGTACCATATTCGCCCCCCATCCTCTTGTCAGGTAAATGTTATATTCAAGAAAACCTGCATTTCCCGAGTCGATCATCTGAAAGATAACATGATTCACTTGTGAACATCAAGTAACGCCAGCTTTTCAAGCCAGCATGTGTCACGCCAGTGTATGTCACTCCGGTATGTGTCACACCAGTCTATGTCACGCCAGTCTATGTCACGCCAGTCTATGTCACGCCAGTCTATGTCACGCCAGTTTAGGTCACGCCAGTATGTGTCATGACAGTATGTGTCACGCCAGTTTATGTCACGCATTCCATGCTATCCATGGAATGTGTTCttgttttaataatattgttaCCTTTTCTTCGAGTATCTTCAGAAGATCAGTGAACCACTCAAATGCATTTGTATCGTTACAGATCCAGAAGAAATGCACTTTCTTGATGTTAAGGTCCGATGGATTCTCGTTATACCGGTACCTAGGAAGGATTGCATGACAGTCACGCAATACGAAGTCACGTCACAGTCACGCAAGACAATATCACGCAACATATAATCGCATCATATTTTAACAGTGTTATAACAGTCACGCAATATACAGCCAGGTAAGATTCTCACTATAAGCATAATAACATTGCATTGCTGTCACGTCAAATAGTATCAGAGAGTATTGTGGAAACCAGGCCTTAGGCCAGTCACACAACGCACAAGTACGTGACAGTCAGAGACACAAAATAGACATCATCACTACGAAACGTACCATATGGACTTCAGAACGGAGGCAAATGGCGTTACACCGATCCCTGCACCTATGTACATCCCGACACCGTACTTGAAAACATCCTTGAGAGATAGAAACAAGGGTTTACGCATAGAATATCATAAGccaattctcctcgtttttagggagaagtctggctctgatcagaaataaagccaactttgctcgctaatatctaaatttcatatcttcttaatttctttaaaatttggaagaGGAGCTCCTTgaatgcggaatcttgagcttatatactGAGAATTGGagaatttcatgccatttttttttctttgttacaCACATATGCGATCGTGAGACCGAGAACATCTACTGTCTACTTGTTCATCTAAACTTCGGTGAAGTTCACCCCGAGCCGCACTTACTGAATTCTACCAGAGTATAATTTTACTGGTGTTAAAAGATTGTCGATCAAACACTCctctgttattgtttatcattaaaaatacaagATTTTTatttcgcaaggaaacttcaaaataaaaatctacgaatgaagtctgatacgttattgacgatatttgatcgaaaatatcttggttacccGTTTGagttagccgatggaaatggatgcttgtGTGACTCGCATTGGCATTGAGTggaagcataaaatggcggagtGATTGGCCTTTCAAGGAAGTGTTCATTATGTATGGCcgcgagggggggggggggggggggggggtcggctCCCACATAGGGGGGAGGGCAAAAAGTTTCGGGTATGtcgatgggggggggggtcatgaAAGTTACAATGTGgttgaaggggaggggggtcaaaAAGTTTCATCCAATAAAAGTAggaaactttttttatttattattattgaaatgAGTAATCAAAATGCAAGAAAAGCTGTTTCCTAGCGCTGCCATAACATATTTAGGCTACATTTACTGCTGTTGAGCCGTGAACGCTTTCCCACAAATGACAAATTCAACAATATTTATTACGCGGTAACAGTTCATTTAAGCTTGACCTATaagatcaataaaaaaaaaaactaaaaatatatgcatttgtaaaatatactAGGAATCTGACTCTCTTTGAACACCCCCGCAAGTACTGTAAGATCTATCAGACCAAAGGCACAGGACGATTTCATCTTTTATTAGGACAGTCCCATGcagtaaaatttaaaattgtcCTTCGTGATATGGACTAGTGAAATGGCATGCAAAGATAGATATAGGTATAGATACATATTCTTTAATGTTTCAAAACGCCACAAGGCCACATTTGACTTATTACAATAAGAAATATTATTTCTCGGTTGTTTTTTAATGCATGATTTGTTTATATGTATCTATATTTCTATTGGTTATAAATGTAGTTTTGTGGATTTTTAAagagaaggaggggggggggggcaaaaacGTTTTTGGGTTTCTCCTGGGGGgtcaacaaagttttgatgtttacaaaggggggggggggggggggggttgtaaaGAAAAATCAACTGGAGTGGCGCTGAATACCGACCCCTCCTCGGCCAtaaataatgaacactccctaaggtACTTACAATACTCGCAGTGCCAAAGGGTCCATCTAAGGCGAGTCTAGGAAAGTACAACCTCGATTAATCACAGCAATACACTAACGGAAATAACAGATGAGATTCACAGAATTTTGTGACTTTCTAGTCAGGTGACATCTTCCGTCCAATAAAGTTGTCTGGCTAGCTGTGGGTTATAAAGTCGGCTTTAGCGGGGCGGTTCCAGGAGTTCGAAAAAGGGTGGCAGAAGCAAGGGCTTCAAGGAAGAGGGATTCATTGTTCTATCGcggatttccttatatttcttgctATTGTTAAGCCAAATATTTGGAAATAGGGCaataggggggagggaggggggactcgacccacccctagatccgccactGCTTAGAGAGGACCATTAGACAAGTGAAAATGCAAAAGGGGGCGATGAAGGATAAAGGAGACAAAGAAACCATTCAATTTCGTCCTTCTCGGCTTCCTTATTTGCTTGCATCTTTTATCGCCTCCTCCGCCTTTTTCGCGTCGTTTGCGATGAAAATTGGCCC carries:
- the LOC5510198 gene encoding D(5)-like dopamine receptor; the encoded protein is MNQSSSNLSLPGNHVIITTESITAALFTCILIILTLTANLFVCVATLRTNSARPLTNYFIINLCIADILIAIISMPVWVLFQIYGLALGRVLGLRFLEFWGSFDILCGTASILSLSCISVDRYMAITRPFTYVRCMTCRRAFLMTCVIWLYAGMVAFVRTPLKERGVYAWFVLFASFIIPFIVILAAYTKIFQK